A single genomic interval of Aedes aegypti strain LVP_AGWG chromosome 1, AaegL5.0 Primary Assembly, whole genome shotgun sequence harbors:
- the LOC5569230 gene encoding wolframin has protein sequence MASWANRPPIGDGSFSGAANNNPASVRKKWNLEDKKSLRNLKYHFAEDGCSEVQYTLAKQLLEENTETDPAHNHVQGVHWLLRAAQQGHEQAIDLLNDCYRTGRGINEANEEDVRSCLAMSPGERSARRAAQELFASLSNGEEYVTAAQLEKRMREIYKLDKKRKRTRPDGAEAGEDRVETSPDRNGSFSGSRMNRSSGQFHPVNHISEANLLSAAVNYSNGRLPFVSNALTLSVPNPQSLDHIPCFHRPFFHPIMFFSLLYHRLLDMIAAFPGSNFNGIQMILLLIAYSLFASENLFTLVPVTAYYVSLIVMVLCSFKMLKSKHDFIDFRMWSGLFLRYGDEHLNTDDSENQYLRNNLRPYLYFFVAFFVNVMLQPNINDQWLPFSEITVVAFVLTFVTMLAFMYTSRDPFPDYLILFSFGLNVLAKYPYEMDSVVTTGWRFLDLKVPAFSTFVIGNGIEFCLNCRALLYLIIPAFLAFIARRNSWRGIYQYLIPHCVTLAWLQICIIGSQSATMFGLVRGALGLSGLLLFLPLFGIVTLLIPVFAAIEWLSLTDSTVRLWSSISAAVIAILISFYMAASRRTEKYITFLQISICLIATVFLTLPHMMSNFETLHGAEAGLFESSAIPSPVGGAKTQAMPPNSLSWESYYKFCHQPAWDRLGNKIKTQLRCAHLDGTAIRWEGNVVDLEIASRKNWRADFIQSYLPRFLADRVACFYGERVEPECGPAEDLQHCEEMKSFMQQQSRCHLDKWTTYEYELKVRMPSLGLLSKPATVTLKAQHAFGNFTQGLNNSDRIWFIGILRNFLKPTSTVPVHGSHDPSDGNNFDDNLHMDLGGAAGTGGRTDRSNMRLGRKNPLIELLSIGCINCQNRELTSMHVSEGLKVNARMRDLLRGIKYLLNVIFNPLVIFK, from the exons ATGGCAAGTTGGGCGAACCGGCCGCCAATCGGAGATGGGTCTTTCTCGGGTGCCGCCAACAACAACCCAGCCTCAGTTCGAAAGAAATGGAATCTTGAAG ACAAGAAGTCCTTGCGAAATTTGAAGTACCACTTCGCCGAAGATGGCTGCTCGGAAGTTCAGTACACTTTGGCCAAGCAGCTACTGGAGGAAAACACCGAAACAGATCCGGCGCACAATCACGTCCAGGGAGTGCACTGGTTGCTTCGGGCCGCCCAGCAAGGCCACGAGCAGGCAATTGATCTGCTGAATGATTGCTACCGCACTGGACGCGGGATAAACGAAGCAAACGAGGAAGACGTCCGAAGTTGTTTGGCGATGAGTCCCGGGGAACGATCGGCAAGACGGGCAGCACAGGAGCTATTTGCCTCGCTTTCGAACGGGGAAGAGTACGTAACGGCAGCGCAGCTTGAGAAGCGCATGCGAGAGATCTACAAGCTGGACAAAAAGCGAAAACGTACCAGGCCGGATGGGGCGGAAGCCGGGGAAGATCGAGTGGAAACTAGTCCAGACCGGAATGGGTCATTCAGCGGGAGCCGGATGAATAGGAGCTCGGGGCAGTTTCATCCAGTGAATCACATATCGGAAGCGAACCTACTATCGGCGGCAGTTAATTACTCAAATGGAAGGCTCCCATTTGTGAGTAATGCGCTAACACTGTCGGTGCCAAATCCCCAAAGCTTGGATCACATCCCTTGCTTCCACAGGCCGTTCTTTCACCCGATAATGTTCTTCTCGCTTCTGTACCACCGGCTGTTGGACATGATTGCAGCGTTTCCCGGGTCTAACTTTAATGGAATCCAGATGATATTGCTGCTCATAGCGTACTCGCTCTTCGCCAGTGAAAATCTATTCACATTGGTCCCGGTCACGGCTTATTACGTGAGCCTAATCGTAATGGTTCTATGCAGCTTCAAAATGCTAAAGTCCAAACACGACTTTATCGATTTCCGGATGTGGTCCGGCCTCTTCCTGCGATACGGCGATGAACATCTTAACACGGACGATTCCGAGAACCAGTATCTTCGCAACAACCTACGACCGTATCTCTACTTCTTCGTGGCATTCTTCGTCAACGTAATGCTCCAGCCTAACATCAACGACCAGTGGCTCCCGTTCTCGGAAATTACCGTTGTGGCGTTCGTTTTGACTTTCGTGACCATGCTGGCCTTCATGTACACCTCGCGCGATCCTTTTCCGGACTATCTGATCCTGTTCTCGTTCGGACTGAACGTGCTGGCCAAGTATCCGTATGAAATGGACTCGGTGGTGACGACCGGGTGGCGATTTCTGGATCTGAAAGTGCCGGCCTTCTCGACGTTTGTGATCGGCAATGGAATTGAGTTCTGTTTGAACTGCCGGGCGCTGCTGTATTTGATCATTCCAGCGTTTCTGGCGTTTATCGCGCGGAGGAACAGCTGGCGGGGAATCTATCAGTATCTGATCCCGCACTGTGTGACGTTGGCTTGGTTGCAGATCTGTATCATCGGTTCGCAATCGGCAACAATGTTTGGACTG GTACGTGGAGCATTGGGACTGTCGGGACTTCTTCTATTCCTACCCCTCTTTGGCATAGTGACGCTTTTGATTCCGGTGTTTGCCGCAATCGAGTGGCTCTCGTTGACCGATTCCACCGTTCGGTTGTGGTCCTCGATTAGTGCGGCCGTCATCGCAATTCTTATTTCTTTCTACATGGCTGCATCGCGGCGAACGGAAAAGTACATCACATTCCTGCAGATATCGATTTGTCTCATAGCGACCGTATTTCTGACCCTGCCCCACATGATGTCCAACTTCGAAACGCTTCACGGCGCTGAGGCGGGACTGTTTGAGTCCAGTGCGATTCCGTCGCCTGTCGGAGGAGCTAAAACGCAAGCAATGCCACCGAACAGTCTCAGCTGGGAGTCGTACTACAAGTTTTGCCATCAGCCGGCCTGGGACCGTTTGGGGAACAAAATCAAAACCCAGCTGAGATGCGCCCATCTGGACGGGACAGCCATTCGTTGGGAGGGCAATGTAGTGGATCTAGAAATAGCTAGCCGAAAGAACTGGCGTGCTGATTTTATTCAAAGCTATTTGCCACGGTTCCTAGCCGATCGAGTTGCTTGCTTCTATGGCGAACGCGTCGAACCGGAATGCGGCCCGGCTGAGGACCTTCAACATTGCGAAGAAATGAAGAGTTTCATGCAACAGCAGTCTCGCTGCCATCTGGACAAATGGACCACGTACGAATACGAACTGAAAGTACGTATGCCATCGCTGGGGTTGCTTTCGAAGCCAGCAACCGTTACGCTAAAAGCTCAGCACGCGTTTGGTAATTTTACCCAGGGCTTGAACAACAGTGACCGGATTTGGTTCATAGGTATTCTGCGAAACTTCCTAAAGCCCACCTCCACGGTACCCGTTCATGGTAGCCATGATCCATCCGATGGCAACAATTTCGACGATAATCTCCACATGGACCTTGGCGGGGCCGCTGGAACCGGGGGACGAACCGATCGAAGCAACATGCGTTTGGGACGGAAGAATCCTCTCATCGAACTGCTTTCGATAGGTTGCATCAACTGCCAGAATCGGGAGCTGACTTCGATGCACGTATCCGAGGGATTGAAGGTGAATGCGAGGATGCGTGACCTGCTGCGTGGAATCAAGTATCTGCTGAACGTGATCTTCAATCCACTGGTGATCTTCAAGTGA